From Ostreibacterium oceani, one genomic window encodes:
- the nrdR gene encoding transcriptional regulator NrdR: MICPFCQFENTRVIDSRLVVESNKIRRRRQCERCEERFTTYEMIEDFYPMLVKGDGRREAYNPNKVRAGINRAIEKRPITAEQVDAVIHFIETQLRSSADKEIPAKAIGEWIMQQLIEIDEVAYVRFASVYRSFQDVSAFQREIERLQASFIDKGQS, encoded by the coding sequence ATGATTTGTCCATTTTGTCAGTTTGAAAATACGCGCGTCATTGATTCGCGATTAGTAGTAGAGAGCAATAAAATTCGGCGGCGACGCCAATGTGAACGCTGTGAAGAGCGGTTTACCACCTATGAAATGATTGAAGATTTTTATCCGATGTTGGTCAAAGGAGACGGCCGCCGCGAAGCATACAACCCCAACAAGGTCCGTGCGGGCATCAACCGCGCAATAGAAAAACGGCCAATCACCGCAGAACAAGTCGATGCAGTGATTCATTTTATTGAAACGCAGTTACGCAGCAGTGCCGACAAAGAAATTCCCGCAAAGGCCATCGGCGAATGGATTATGCAACAATTAATTGAAATTGATGAAGTCGCCTATGTGCGGTTTGCCTCAGTCTATCGCTCATTTCAAGACGTGAGTGCTTTTCAGCGTGAAATCGAACGCTTACAGGCCTCATTCATTGACAAAGGTCAGTCTTAA
- the ribD gene encoding bifunctional diaminohydroxyphosphoribosylaminopyrimidine deaminase/5-amino-6-(5-phosphoribosylamino)uracil reductase RibD translates to MSDHDNRLMQRAIELARQGWHTTTPNPRVGCVIVNAGEVVGEGYHQRAGEPHAEVHALKSAGSKAAGATAYVTLEPCSHVGKTPPCADALIAAGIKTVVIGCQDPNPLVAGRGIAQLKAANITVKTGVLAPECEALNPGFFKRMRTGRPWVRVKIAMSLDGRIATQTGASQWITSEASRLAVQQLRAGACAVLTSSRTVMIDNPALNVRIPPDPPQSPCLMRQPTRVIVDSQLTISPDSQILHLPGKVIIFYHRAPVEKETALASLATLIQAPSHNGRVDLSAVMKTLGELGHNEILVEAGGLFAGALLSADLIDELIVYQAPLLLGHQAQAGFHLPDIFALTEAYAWTYERCRRVGNDIELVLTPR, encoded by the coding sequence ATGTCTGACCATGACAATCGCTTGATGCAGCGCGCTATCGAGTTAGCGCGACAAGGTTGGCATACCACCACACCCAATCCGCGCGTAGGCTGTGTTATTGTCAACGCGGGTGAGGTTGTTGGCGAAGGATACCATCAGCGTGCAGGCGAACCCCATGCTGAAGTTCATGCGCTCAAATCCGCTGGTAGCAAAGCCGCTGGCGCAACGGCTTATGTCACTTTAGAGCCTTGTTCGCACGTAGGCAAGACACCGCCGTGTGCCGATGCGCTCATTGCAGCAGGCATCAAAACAGTCGTGATTGGCTGCCAAGACCCTAATCCGCTAGTCGCTGGACGTGGTATTGCCCAATTAAAAGCTGCCAATATCACCGTAAAAACAGGGGTGTTAGCGCCAGAATGCGAAGCATTAAACCCAGGTTTTTTTAAACGTATGCGCACTGGTCGCCCTTGGGTACGGGTTAAAATCGCCATGAGCCTTGATGGACGTATTGCAACGCAAACTGGTGCTAGCCAATGGATTACCAGCGAGGCATCACGCCTTGCTGTTCAGCAATTACGCGCAGGCGCTTGCGCGGTGTTGACCTCCAGTCGCACGGTGATGATAGACAATCCTGCTTTAAACGTCAGAATACCACCCGATCCGCCGCAATCGCCCTGCCTCATGCGCCAACCCACTCGAGTTATCGTTGATTCACAGCTGACCATTTCACCAGACAGTCAAATCTTGCACTTGCCAGGTAAGGTGATTATTTTTTATCACCGAGCCCCCGTTGAAAAAGAAACCGCCCTCGCGTCACTGGCTACCCTTATCCAAGCGCCTAGCCACAATGGTCGCGTCGATTTATCGGCCGTTATGAAAACCCTTGGTGAACTAGGTCACAACGAGATTTTAGTCGAGGCAGGCGGCCTATTCGCTGGTGCTTTGTTGTCTGCGGACTTAATCGACGAATTAATCGTTTACCAAGCACCTTTGTTACTCGGTCATCAAGCACAGGCAGGATTCCACTTACCTGACATCTTCGCATTAACGGAGGCTTATGCTTGGACCTATGAACGTTGCCGTCGGGTAGGCAATGATATAGAATTAGTCTTAACACCCCGATAA
- a CDS encoding riboflavin synthase, translating to MFTGIIQDVGKVIDLKKSGTDMQLTITSQGLEWSTVQLGDSIAVNGACLTVTDLLVNADNTGQFMADVSHETLQKTTLSQLAIGHAVNLEKALTLSTPLGGHLVSGHVDGIGQVRHINADGDSTRYYFSAPNELLKFIAIKGSITIEGISLTVNGVSAEGFDVTIISHTADKTTIAALQPGDRVNLEIDLIARYIARMMEFEKPTV from the coding sequence ATGTTTACAGGAATCATCCAAGATGTCGGTAAAGTCATCGATTTAAAAAAATCAGGAACGGATATGCAATTAACCATTACGAGTCAGGGGCTTGAATGGTCAACCGTGCAATTAGGCGATAGCATTGCGGTCAACGGCGCTTGCTTAACGGTGACTGATTTGCTGGTCAATGCAGATAACACAGGGCAATTCATGGCGGACGTGTCGCACGAAACATTGCAAAAAACAACATTAAGCCAACTGGCTATCGGGCATGCTGTTAACCTAGAAAAAGCCTTAACACTCTCAACACCGCTGGGTGGACATTTGGTCTCAGGCCATGTCGACGGCATCGGGCAAGTTCGTCATATCAACGCCGACGGCGACAGCACCCGTTACTATTTTTCCGCCCCTAACGAATTGCTAAAATTTATTGCCATCAAGGGGTCAATCACCATCGAGGGCATTAGTTTGACCGTCAACGGCGTTAGCGCTGAGGGCTTTGATGTGACCATTATTTCTCACACCGCGGACAAAACAACCATTGCGGCGCTGCAGCCGGGCGATAGGGTTAACCTAGAAATCGATTTGATTGCACGCTATATTGCGCGTATGATGGAGTTTGAAAAACCAACCGTATGA
- the ribBA gene encoding bifunctional 3,4-dihydroxy-2-butanone-4-phosphate synthase/GTP cyclohydrolase II produces MGKLNTTEEILTDLAQGKMVIIMDDEDRENEGDLILAADCVTPEAINFMAKHGRGLICLPITQARANQLKLWPQSQQNNAQFSTKFTVSIEAAEGVTTGISAADRAATIRAAIRPDAKPSDVVQPGHVFPIVAETGGVLTRAGHTEAGCDLARLSGHSPAAVIVEILNDDGTMARRPDLEVFAKKHGLKIGTIADLIAYRLEKEKTVEKMAETELTIHAQPIRLVVYQDSVDGQLHYALVKGSLTPETPTFVRVHVQNIFTDLFHAAVNNRTWTLDDAIAKLNAEPHGVIVILADDSSQQDIIMAVHELNQSQKTPRLEKKELRTYGIGAQILMDLNVRKMRLLSAPKKFNSMSGFNLEVVEYLS; encoded by the coding sequence ATGGGAAAATTAAACACCACAGAAGAAATACTCACCGACTTAGCGCAAGGGAAAATGGTCATTATCATGGACGATGAAGACCGAGAAAACGAAGGCGACTTAATTTTAGCCGCCGATTGCGTAACACCCGAGGCCATTAATTTTATGGCAAAACATGGTCGCGGTCTCATTTGCTTGCCCATCACACAGGCGCGCGCCAACCAACTAAAACTTTGGCCCCAAAGCCAGCAAAACAACGCCCAGTTTTCGACCAAATTCACGGTGTCTATTGAGGCCGCCGAAGGCGTTACCACAGGAATTTCAGCCGCTGACCGCGCAGCAACCATTCGCGCGGCCATTCGCCCTGATGCCAAGCCTTCGGATGTGGTACAGCCTGGACACGTATTTCCTATTGTTGCCGAAACAGGCGGCGTGTTAACCCGTGCTGGGCATACCGAAGCGGGGTGTGACTTGGCTAGGCTCTCAGGGCATAGCCCCGCCGCCGTAATCGTTGAAATTTTAAACGATGACGGCACAATGGCTAGGCGACCTGATTTAGAAGTTTTTGCTAAAAAGCATGGGCTGAAAATCGGCACCATCGCCGATTTAATTGCCTACCGCCTAGAAAAAGAAAAAACCGTCGAAAAAATGGCCGAGACCGAGCTCACCATTCACGCACAGCCCATTCGCCTCGTCGTTTACCAAGACAGCGTTGACGGCCAATTGCACTACGCCCTAGTCAAAGGTAGCCTAACCCCTGAAACACCCACGTTTGTCCGCGTCCATGTGCAAAATATCTTTACTGATTTATTCCACGCCGCGGTGAATAACCGCACTTGGACACTAGACGATGCCATCGCCAAATTAAACGCAGAGCCGCACGGCGTTATTGTTATTTTAGCCGATGATAGTTCGCAACAAGATATCATTATGGCGGTACACGAATTAAATCAATCCCAAAAAACGCCACGCTTAGAAAAAAAAGAATTACGTACTTATGGCATTGGCGCACAAATTTTGATGGATTTAAATGTCAGAAAAATGCGCTTATTATCTGCCCCGAAAAAATTCAACAGTATGTCAGGATTTAATCTAGAAGTGGTAGAATACCTATCCTAA
- the ribH gene encoding 6,7-dimethyl-8-ribityllumazine synthase, whose protein sequence is MNPEIRLTEGDFVIDDARFAIVCSRFNHFIVDALEKGAIDALKRHGTDYANIEVFKAPGAYELALVAKQVAATNRFEAVIVLGAVIRGATAHFEYVSGPCASDISKVALDTGIPVVFGVLTTEDIEQAIERAGTKAGNKGAEAALTAIEMVSLLRQIN, encoded by the coding sequence ATGAATCCAGAAATTCGATTAACCGAAGGCGATTTTGTTATTGACGATGCACGTTTTGCGATTGTCTGTAGCCGCTTTAACCATTTTATTGTTGATGCCTTGGAAAAAGGTGCGATTGATGCGCTCAAGCGCCACGGCACTGATTACGCCAATATCGAAGTTTTCAAAGCACCAGGGGCTTATGAACTCGCACTCGTCGCCAAACAAGTCGCCGCGACTAACCGATTTGAAGCCGTTATTGTTTTGGGCGCGGTCATTCGCGGTGCGACCGCACATTTTGAGTATGTATCAGGTCCTTGCGCATCTGATATTTCCAAAGTCGCGCTAGACACGGGTATTCCTGTCGTTTTTGGCGTGTTGACCACCGAGGACATCGAACAAGCAATTGAACGCGCTGGCACCAAGGCCGGCAACAAAGGCGCAGAAGCCGCATTAACGGCAATAGAAATGGTAAGCCTACTGCGACAAATCAACTAA
- the nusB gene encoding transcription antitermination factor NusB — MRELTVQQLATIRKARARRFAMQAVYSQLISTEGFDEVVTQTKQRISDEDYDTDFLDEILQGIATQQAHFESQLTPFLDRSIAQLGVIEHAILLVGAYELNGKVTPHKVAINEAIVLAKKFGAEDSYKYINGVLDKLYKSLTG, encoded by the coding sequence ATGCGCGAATTAACGGTTCAACAATTAGCCACGATTCGCAAAGCCCGTGCGAGACGCTTTGCTATGCAAGCGGTTTATTCCCAGCTCATCTCGACCGAGGGCTTTGACGAAGTTGTCACCCAAACCAAACAACGCATCAGCGACGAAGATTACGACACCGATTTTTTAGATGAGATTTTACAGGGCATTGCAACCCAGCAAGCCCATTTTGAGTCGCAACTCACGCCGTTTTTAGACCGCTCTATTGCCCAGCTCGGCGTGATAGAACATGCCATTCTACTCGTTGGCGCGTATGAATTAAACGGAAAAGTCACACCGCATAAAGTCGCTATTAACGAAGCCATTGTGCTTGCCAAAAAATTTGGCGCCGAAGACAGTTATAAATACATCAACGGCGTACTGGATAAATTATACAAATCCCTGACTGGATAA
- the fbaA gene encoding class II fructose-bisphosphate aldolase, with product MPIATTEQYTQMLDNARKGGFAYPAINVVGLEGLNAVMQAFAEAKTDGIIQVSTGGGKHASGGIDEALGAMIIAEAAHVIAEQYPVLIALHTDHCVPEKVDSFMIPLIEASEKRVAAGQKPLFNSLMFDGSVLPLAENMRIGKALHERMTKIGMLIEVETGVVGGEEDGIDNSDAKSEELYTSPEEMVYVYEQLADIGPFMYAATFGNVHGVYKPGNVKLKPSILHDGQLAVCSKHATDKNPLNLVFHGGSGSSKDEIAETLHYGVVKMNVDTDTQYAFTRPIVDHLLKNYDGILRIDGEVGNKKVYDPRAYLKKGTDNMKQRVIEAVNDLNGAGTSLLNTSR from the coding sequence ATGCCAATAGCAACCACTGAACAGTACACTCAAATGCTTGATAACGCAAGAAAGGGCGGATTTGCTTACCCAGCCATTAATGTGGTCGGGCTAGAGGGGCTTAATGCCGTGATGCAAGCCTTTGCCGAAGCCAAAACCGATGGCATTATCCAAGTCTCTACCGGCGGCGGCAAACATGCCTCAGGCGGCATTGATGAGGCATTAGGCGCTATGATTATTGCCGAGGCAGCGCATGTCATCGCCGAACAATACCCCGTGTTAATCGCGTTACACACCGACCATTGCGTCCCTGAAAAGGTCGATAGTTTTATGATTCCTCTAATCGAAGCGTCTGAAAAACGCGTTGCCGCAGGACAAAAGCCGCTATTCAACTCACTGATGTTCGATGGCTCAGTCTTACCGCTTGCCGAGAATATGCGTATTGGCAAAGCATTACACGAACGCATGACGAAAATCGGCATGTTGATTGAAGTCGAGACAGGCGTTGTGGGCGGTGAAGAAGACGGCATTGATAACTCGGATGCCAAATCGGAGGAACTCTACACGTCACCCGAAGAGATGGTCTATGTGTACGAACAATTGGCAGACATTGGGCCTTTTATGTACGCGGCGACTTTCGGCAACGTACATGGCGTTTACAAACCCGGCAATGTCAAACTCAAGCCAAGCATCCTGCACGATGGACAGTTGGCAGTTTGTAGCAAACATGCAACGGACAAAAATCCGCTTAATCTTGTCTTTCACGGTGGCTCAGGCTCGAGTAAAGACGAAATTGCTGAAACCTTGCATTATGGCGTCGTTAAAATGAATGTCGATACCGATACCCAATATGCCTTTACCCGCCCAATCGTCGATCACCTACTAAAAAATTATGACGGCATCCTGCGAATTGACGGCGAAGTCGGCAATAAAAAGGTCTACGACCCCCGTGCCTATCTCAAAAAAGGCACTGACAACATGAAACAACGCGTTATCGAAGCCGTTAACGACTTAAATGGTGCTGGTACCAGTTTGCTAAATACGTCGCGCTAA
- a CDS encoding DegQ family serine endoprotease — protein sequence MKCKKPVVMLLLLLGFLLKPAFANELPDFTSLIKENAPVVVQIESKSSTSVNTQRRGYDPMNPDDLLRYFFEGPGGFPRIEPRARPRQSQGSGFFIDESGYIITNAHVVKGGDEITVRTKDQKEYQAELIGMDERTDIALLKIDVKKTPAAKIGDSDAVEVGNWVLAIGNPFGFDHTATKGIVSATSRSLPDGAYVPFIQTDAAVNPGNSGGPLFNLQGQVIGVNSQIYSNTGSFNGLAFAIPINTAMNIANQLRDAGYVSRGWLGVAIQSVNQDLASSFGLDKPKGALVSDVVKDSPAQEAGIQPGDIILTFNEQSIEKSSDLPPLVGDVAAGTTVEVELMRQGKAQKLRVDIGELEEERDNAPLQSSKETNEGFQVTELSDADKANLSLTHGVLVTHVAPESRAATAGFFVNDVILQINDKRIDSIKAFKSAIGELKADKPAAVLVNRNGRTLFIPL from the coding sequence ATGAAGTGTAAGAAACCAGTGGTGATGTTGTTATTGTTGTTAGGTTTTTTGTTAAAGCCAGCCTTTGCCAACGAATTGCCCGACTTTACTAGCCTAATAAAAGAAAACGCCCCCGTGGTCGTGCAAATCGAAAGCAAATCGAGCACGTCAGTCAATACGCAGCGCCGAGGCTATGACCCGATGAACCCAGATGATTTATTGCGTTATTTTTTTGAAGGACCGGGTGGGTTTCCTCGCATAGAACCGCGCGCAAGACCACGCCAATCCCAAGGTTCGGGGTTTTTTATTGATGAGAGTGGTTACATTATAACCAATGCACACGTGGTCAAAGGGGGTGATGAAATCACCGTGAGAACCAAAGACCAAAAAGAGTACCAAGCCGAATTAATCGGTATGGATGAACGGACCGATATTGCGTTGTTAAAGATTGATGTTAAAAAAACGCCCGCCGCAAAAATTGGCGATTCCGATGCAGTAGAGGTCGGCAATTGGGTGTTGGCGATTGGCAACCCATTTGGGTTTGACCATACAGCCACCAAAGGTATTGTATCTGCCACTTCGCGTAGCTTGCCTGACGGGGCTTATGTGCCCTTCATCCAAACCGATGCGGCGGTTAACCCAGGTAATTCGGGTGGCCCATTGTTTAATTTACAAGGCCAAGTTATTGGGGTTAATTCACAAATTTATTCTAATACAGGGTCTTTTAACGGATTGGCATTTGCAATTCCAATCAACACAGCCATGAATATTGCCAATCAGTTACGAGACGCGGGTTATGTCAGTCGTGGTTGGTTGGGTGTTGCTATCCAAAGCGTTAATCAAGATTTGGCCTCGTCCTTTGGTCTTGATAAACCCAAAGGGGCGCTGGTCTCTGATGTTGTCAAAGACAGCCCCGCGCAAGAAGCCGGCATCCAGCCTGGCGATATTATTTTGACATTTAACGAGCAATCAATTGAAAAATCGTCTGATTTGCCACCATTAGTCGGTGATGTTGCCGCAGGCACAACCGTCGAGGTTGAATTGATGCGCCAAGGCAAGGCACAAAAATTACGCGTTGATATTGGTGAATTAGAAGAAGAACGTGACAATGCACCACTTCAATCCAGCAAGGAGACCAACGAAGGGTTTCAAGTGACCGAGCTGAGTGATGCTGACAAAGCGAATTTGTCGTTGACACACGGGGTTTTAGTGACGCATGTTGCGCCAGAATCACGCGCCGCAACGGCAGGTTTTTTTGTCAATGATGTGATTTTGCAAATTAATGACAAACGGATTGACAGTATCAAGGCGTTTAAATCCGCAATAGGCGAATTAAAAGCCGATAAACCGGCGGCCGTATTGGTTAATCGTAATGGCAGAACACTGTTTATCCCACTGTAA
- a CDS encoding response regulator transcription factor, with protein MKILIIEDDKPVAENLVKGFSEKGFEADVAHDGISGLAQALSHDYHVIIVDRMLPGLDGLTVIRQLRAQQNETPAIMLTALGEVDDKVEGLEAGSDDYLAKPFVFAELLARVKALAKRNLAAQAQETTLIVGPVVIDKITREVTYQGKSIALQPREFDLLVYMASNAGEVITREMLLKNVWGYEFNPQTNIVDVHISRLRNKLDKSTKKPLIKTLRGVGYVFDAA; from the coding sequence ATGAAAATTCTCATCATCGAAGATGATAAGCCCGTTGCCGAAAATTTGGTCAAAGGATTTTCAGAAAAAGGGTTCGAAGCCGATGTTGCCCATGATGGTATCTCAGGCCTCGCACAAGCATTAAGCCACGATTATCACGTGATTATTGTCGATAGGATGCTGCCGGGTTTAGACGGGCTAACCGTCATCCGACAACTGCGCGCCCAACAAAACGAAACGCCTGCTATTATGCTAACGGCGCTGGGAGAAGTTGATGACAAGGTTGAAGGGCTAGAGGCAGGTAGCGATGATTACTTGGCTAAGCCGTTTGTCTTTGCCGAGCTGCTGGCACGAGTCAAAGCACTGGCAAAGCGCAATCTCGCTGCGCAAGCACAAGAAACCACCTTAATCGTTGGGCCCGTTGTTATCGACAAAATCACCCGAGAGGTCACATACCAAGGAAAGTCTATCGCGCTACAACCCCGAGAATTTGATTTGCTCGTTTATATGGCCAGCAACGCTGGCGAGGTCATCACCCGAGAAATGTTATTAAAAAACGTGTGGGGCTATGAATTTAACCCCCAAACAAATATTGTCGATGTGCATATCTCACGCTTACGCAATAAATTAGATAAAAGCACCAAAAAACCCCTAATCAAAACGCTACGCGGCGTTGGTTATGTCTTTGATGCGGCCTAA
- a CDS encoding sensor histidine kinase, with product MPSQIVDTLPFRYTLAFAFFIMVAVIFGLGHVYLFTYQALETQAKNQIAAEIAIFRDNPTLANQQANQQAGQQTGQQVGATTLKIWAHDLSKPLPDSLRQQLLNHPQKLYQPHDFFTTPQHTNIKPGMIVGAVSLPVAPDAGYTAHTAPHHTESLLLIALPVDNKPLLRTLLYTLFYLVISIFLLMVVYSYMIGLRSQQKIKTIDSAARDIMAGNLDKRIPIYRHDRDEYSQLAKTLNAMLDKISALMKSTKQVNNHIAHDLRSPLNRLRSRMEIALLNVRDPVDYQNALADSIADCDSLLQTFNALLLIGNLESGARHYHLKPLDLHPLLQDLADLYSAVAEEKNHQFSDQISPHLTVLGHPDLLAQAIGNLLENAMKYTPEGGEISLQALPRGEFALIRITDNGPGIPAQMRDNVFDSFTRLDEARSLPGTGLGMSIVRAVIQAHHASIQLSDNQPGLCVEIRLRLRH from the coding sequence ATGCCCAGTCAAATTGTCGACACACTACCCTTTAGATACACACTGGCCTTTGCCTTTTTTATTATGGTTGCGGTTATTTTTGGTCTAGGTCATGTTTATCTATTTACCTATCAGGCGTTAGAGACACAGGCAAAAAATCAAATTGCCGCTGAAATAGCCATTTTCCGCGATAATCCAACACTCGCTAACCAACAAGCTAACCAACAAGCTGGCCAACAAACAGGTCAACAGGTTGGTGCAACGACGCTAAAAATTTGGGCGCACGATTTATCCAAGCCATTGCCAGACTCGCTGCGCCAACAGCTATTAAACCACCCCCAAAAGCTCTATCAACCCCATGATTTTTTTACCACGCCCCAACACACAAACATCAAGCCGGGTATGATTGTCGGCGCCGTCTCATTGCCTGTTGCCCCCGATGCGGGATACACTGCACACACCGCGCCTCACCACACAGAATCTTTATTACTGATTGCCCTGCCTGTCGACAACAAGCCTTTATTGCGCACTTTGCTTTATACGCTTTTTTACTTGGTTATTTCGATTTTTCTGCTGATGGTGGTTTATAGCTATATGATTGGCTTGCGTAGCCAACAAAAAATCAAAACCATCGACAGCGCGGCGCGCGACATTATGGCTGGCAATCTCGATAAACGCATCCCGATTTATCGCCATGACCGCGATGAGTACAGCCAACTCGCCAAAACCTTAAATGCGATGCTAGACAAAATTTCGGCCCTGATGAAAAGCACCAAACAAGTCAACAACCATATTGCCCATGATTTGCGCTCACCGCTCAATCGCTTGCGTAGTCGCATGGAAATTGCGCTACTCAATGTTCGTGACCCCGTTGATTATCAAAACGCACTAGCCGACTCGATTGCTGACTGCGATTCACTACTACAAACTTTCAACGCCCTATTGCTCATTGGGAATCTAGAGTCTGGCGCGCGGCACTATCATTTAAAACCGCTTGATTTACACCCTTTGCTACAGGATTTAGCTGACCTTTACAGCGCGGTTGCCGAAGAAAAAAACCACCAATTTAGCGACCAAATATCGCCCCACCTCACGGTACTTGGGCATCCTGATTTGCTGGCCCAAGCCATTGGTAATCTACTGGAAAACGCCATGAAATACACCCCAGAGGGCGGGGAGATTAGCCTGCAAGCGCTACCGCGCGGAGAATTCGCACTGATTCGCATCACCGACAATGGACCGGGTATCCCCGCGCAAATGCGCGACAACGTATTTGACAGTTTCACCCGCCTAGATGAGGCACGGAGCTTGCCTGGCACAGGGCTTGGCATGAGTATCGTCCGTGCCGTTATCCAAGCCCATCATGCCAGCATTCAATTAAGTGATAACCAACCTGGGCTTTGCGTTGAAATTCGACTTCGCCTGCGCCATTAA
- a CDS encoding DEAD/DEAH box helicase: MTNTNHGFDELGLNDAFLQALADAGYTTPSPIQTQTIPLVLAGNDILGQAQTGTGKTAAFALPTLQHIETKVNHTQVLVLAPTRELALQVAESYKTYGKYLPNIRIAPIYGGAAYGTQINALEKGAHIVVGTPGRIMDHIKRGTLKLNHLKSLVLDEADEMLRMGFIDDVEWILSKSPKQKQIALFSATMPRAIQTLSQKYLNNEVVVKVAATRETASTITQSYLAVAHKQKTQALHQLLEAEAPDAAIIFVNTKAATEELAQSLAKKNHRVAALNGDLQQKQRERVISQIKSHDIDIILATDVAARGLDVDRITHVINYDLPRDSESYTHRIGRTGRAGREGKAICILSPKDKRNLQQIQRATKTEITPYAMPSIDDINRQRMEKFTAALADKIEHAHLVPLRDMLADIDKQLDTDMLTVAAALMSLYQGKTPLLLSKRDVLAPVDLNSRDTTSHSRSADSKNPRKKRTPLAENARKVARKPRKGELAPAEMEAFTLAVGHADKVKPGHIVGAIANEAGIEGRHIGAIEIYESHTQVFLPKGMPKAIFNSLKKTHVMGKPLNISKSNAASV, from the coding sequence ATGACCAATACAAATCATGGCTTTGATGAGCTAGGGCTTAATGACGCTTTTTTACAGGCATTAGCAGACGCGGGCTACACCACGCCTTCACCAATTCAAACACAGACGATTCCGCTCGTTTTAGCGGGTAACGATATTTTAGGCCAAGCGCAAACTGGCACAGGCAAAACCGCCGCCTTCGCTTTACCTACGCTGCAACACATTGAAACAAAGGTTAACCACACCCAAGTCTTAGTCCTCGCGCCGACCCGCGAGCTCGCGCTTCAGGTTGCGGAGTCTTATAAAACTTACGGCAAATACTTGCCCAATATTCGGATTGCGCCAATTTATGGCGGCGCCGCGTATGGCACACAAATCAACGCCCTAGAAAAAGGTGCGCATATCGTGGTCGGTACGCCTGGGCGAATTATGGATCACATTAAACGTGGCACGCTCAAACTCAATCATTTGAAGTCACTAGTCCTTGATGAAGCAGACGAAATGCTGCGCATGGGCTTTATTGATGATGTCGAATGGATTTTATCCAAATCACCCAAGCAAAAACAAATCGCGCTATTCTCAGCGACCATGCCGAGAGCCATACAAACGCTTAGCCAAAAATACCTCAATAACGAAGTCGTCGTCAAAGTCGCGGCAACACGAGAAACCGCATCTACCATTACACAATCATACTTGGCAGTCGCGCACAAGCAAAAAACCCAAGCCCTGCATCAATTATTAGAAGCTGAAGCCCCTGATGCGGCTATTATTTTTGTCAATACCAAAGCCGCAACCGAAGAACTCGCGCAGTCGCTCGCCAAAAAAAATCACCGCGTAGCGGCATTAAATGGCGACCTGCAACAAAAACAACGTGAGCGAGTCATCAGCCAGATTAAATCGCACGATATCGACATCATTCTAGCAACCGACGTGGCTGCAAGAGGATTAGATGTTGATCGCATCACGCACGTCATTAACTATGACTTGCCACGCGATAGCGAGTCTTACACCCACCGTATCGGACGCACAGGCCGTGCAGGTCGAGAAGGCAAAGCCATTTGCATTTTAAGCCCCAAAGACAAGCGCAATCTACAACAGATTCAACGCGCCACCAAAACAGAAATCACGCCATACGCCATGCCCAGCATTGATGACATCAACCGCCAGCGCATGGAAAAATTCACCGCCGCGCTTGCCGATAAAATTGAGCACGCACATTTGGTTCCTTTGCGTGACATGTTGGCAGACATTGATAAGCAACTCGATACTGACATGCTAACTGTTGCGGCGGCATTGATGAGTTTATACCAAGGTAAAACCCCTTTATTACTCAGCAAACGTGATGTGCTGGCGCCCGTCGACTTAAATAGCCGAGATACCACCAGCCATTCACGCAGCGCTGATAGCAAAAATCCGCGTAAAAAGCGTACACCTTTGGCTGAAAATGCGCGCAAAGTCGCCAGAAAGCCTCGTAAAGGCGAGCTTGCACCCGCTGAGATGGAAGCCTTCACCTTAGCCGTCGGTCATGCTGACAAGGTCAAGCCCGGGCATATTGTTGGCGCAATCGCCAATGAAGCAGGCATAGAAGGCCGCCACATTGGCGCGATTGAAATTTATGAGTCGCATACTCAGGTCTTTTTACCCAAAGGTATGCCCAAAGCGATTTTCAATAGCCTGAAAAAAACCCACGTCATGGGCAAACCGCTTAATATCAGCAAAAGTAACGCCGCAAGCGTGTAA